In one bacterium genomic region, the following are encoded:
- a CDS encoding leucyl aminopeptidase, producing the protein MTVRVTVADPTAHRCDVLALGVFGGPARLEGIAAKVDHALGGLLARALHEEQFTAEAGKVVFLHTHGRLPAGRLAVVGLGDRDAFTVDRLRLAAASVARAAAGRRLTRLAFPPFQHRNWEPAAIAAARTEGALLGTYTFTKYRKEKGHTVHLELLAANRAEAAAVEAGRRRGQVVAEAVNYARDLVNEPANVLTPDALAAEARRAARGTKLKVQVWGPVDLKKRGMELIMAVGGASAHTPRLILLEYAPPKPKRTVALAGKGVTFDSGGLDLKPAEGMATMKGDMAGAAAVLATMRALPLLAPQVRVTAAIAAVENAVGSRAMRPGDVFRGLNGTTVEITNTDAEGRLILADAVAHLAAGAPSEIVDLATLTGAASVALGPYAAALMGTDQALADRLVAAAGRAGERLVPLPLYEEYRQAMRSDVADIKNSGTRPGGAQKGAIFIREFAGGIPWAHMDIAPVAYLDKEEGTNAIQPKGASGYGVRTLLEYLTARD; encoded by the coding sequence GTGACCGTCCGTGTGACCGTTGCCGATCCTACCGCACACCGTTGTGATGTGCTCGCCCTGGGGGTATTTGGCGGCCCTGCGCGGCTCGAGGGCATCGCCGCCAAGGTGGACCACGCGCTCGGCGGGCTGCTGGCCCGCGCGCTCCACGAAGAGCAGTTCACCGCCGAGGCGGGCAAGGTGGTGTTTCTCCACACCCACGGCCGCCTGCCGGCCGGGCGCCTGGCAGTGGTAGGGTTGGGTGATCGTGACGCCTTCACCGTGGACCGGCTACGGCTGGCCGCCGCATCGGTGGCACGGGCCGCGGCCGGGCGCCGCCTGACCCGCCTGGCCTTTCCTCCCTTCCAGCACCGGAACTGGGAGCCGGCGGCGATCGCGGCAGCACGGACCGAGGGCGCGCTGCTGGGAACCTATACGTTCACCAAGTACCGCAAGGAAAAGGGCCACACCGTCCACCTGGAGCTACTGGCCGCCAACCGAGCAGAGGCCGCCGCAGTGGAAGCCGGACGCCGCCGCGGGCAGGTGGTGGCCGAAGCCGTCAACTACGCCCGCGACTTGGTCAACGAGCCCGCCAACGTCCTTACCCCGGACGCGCTTGCCGCTGAGGCCCGCCGCGCCGCGAGGGGCACGAAGCTCAAGGTCCAGGTGTGGGGGCCTGTAGATCTCAAGAAGCGGGGAATGGAGTTGATCATGGCGGTGGGCGGGGCCAGCGCGCACACGCCTCGACTGATCCTGCTGGAGTATGCTCCGCCCAAGCCCAAGCGCACGGTGGCTCTGGCCGGCAAGGGCGTCACATTTGACTCCGGCGGCCTCGACCTCAAGCCCGCCGAGGGCATGGCAACGATGAAGGGCGACATGGCCGGCGCCGCGGCCGTACTGGCGACCATGCGGGCGCTACCCCTGCTTGCGCCGCAGGTGCGCGTAACCGCCGCGATCGCCGCCGTGGAGAACGCCGTGGGCAGCCGGGCGATGCGGCCCGGCGACGTCTTCCGGGGGCTCAACGGCACGACCGTCGAGATCACGAACACCGACGCCGAGGGCAGGCTGATCCTGGCCGACGCGGTGGCGCACCTGGCCGCGGGCGCGCCGAGCGAGATCGTTGACTTGGCAACGCTCACCGGCGCGGCCAGCGTTGCGCTGGGCCCGTACGCCGCTGCCTTGATGGGAACGGACCAGGCCCTGGCGGATCGCCTGGTGGCGGCGGCAGGCCGGGCAGGGGAGCGCCTGGTCCCGCTGCCTCTCTACGAGGAATATCGCCAGGCCATGCGCAGCGATGTGGCGGACATCAAGAACTCCGGCACTCGTCCGGGGGGTGCTCAGAAGGGCGCCATCTTCATCCGGGAGTTCGCGGGCGGCATACCTTGGGCCCACATGGACATCGCGCCCGTGGCATACCTGGACAAGGAAGAGGGCACGAACGCCATCCAGCCCAAGGGTGCCTCGGGCTACGGCGTCCGGACGCTGTTGGAGTATCTAACCGCGCGGGACTAA
- a CDS encoding ornithine cyclodeaminase family protein: MALLLRESDVGLLLTMDDVIAAVEGGFRFLGSGTGFNQPRSRSVTPSGTLHVMHASAPTLGFMGIKSYASTPRGSRFIAVLYRFEDGAPVLIAEADRLGQMRTGAASGVATKYLAREGAGTLGIIGSGWQARSQVAAVARIRPVALVKVYGRSEERREAFAAEMAAELGAEVVAVASAQEAVEGSEIVVTATSAKEPVLQGVWLRPGVHVNAVGANAAARRELDAEAVRRSDLIVVDSLEQARIECGDLIAPAADGEAVWERVTELGSIVTGASPGRSRPEQITLFESQGIAMEDVVTMELLYRRAAESGVGEEIPLSGLRARPGR, translated from the coding sequence ATGGCGCTGCTGCTCCGCGAAAGCGATGTGGGCCTGCTTCTCACCATGGACGATGTGATCGCTGCCGTCGAGGGCGGGTTTCGTTTCCTGGGTTCGGGCACGGGCTTCAACCAACCCCGGAGCAGGTCGGTGACGCCGTCAGGCACGCTGCACGTGATGCACGCTTCCGCACCCACTCTCGGCTTCATGGGCATCAAGTCCTACGCCTCCACTCCCCGCGGATCGCGGTTCATCGCGGTGCTCTACAGGTTCGAGGACGGCGCGCCAGTGCTGATCGCTGAGGCCGATCGCCTTGGACAGATGCGGACCGGCGCTGCCAGCGGGGTAGCCACCAAGTATCTGGCGCGTGAGGGCGCGGGCACGCTCGGTATCATCGGCAGCGGGTGGCAGGCCCGTAGCCAGGTGGCGGCCGTGGCGCGCATCCGGCCGGTAGCGCTGGTGAAGGTGTACGGCCGATCGGAAGAGCGGCGGGAGGCATTTGCGGCTGAGATGGCGGCGGAGCTGGGGGCCGAGGTGGTGGCCGTCGCGAGCGCCCAGGAGGCGGTGGAGGGTTCGGAGATCGTTGTCACCGCCACCTCCGCGAAGGAACCGGTGCTCCAGGGGGTTTGGCTGCGGCCCGGCGTGCACGTCAATGCCGTCGGTGCCAACGCGGCGGCGCGGCGGGAACTAGACGCAGAGGCCGTCCGCCGCAGCGACCTGATTGTCGTGGACTCCCTGGAACAGGCGCGCATCGAGTGCGGCGATCTCATCGCCCCTGCTGCGGATGGGGAGGCGGTCTGGGAGCGGGTGACGGAACTGGGAAGCATCGTGACCGGGGCCAGCCCCGGGAGGAGCCGGCCGGAACAGATCACCCTTTTTGAGTCCCAGGGCATTGCCATGGAAGATGTGGTAACGATGGAGCTGCTGTACCGCCGTGCCGCTGAGTCCGGGGTGGGAGAGGAGATACCCCTCTCGGGCCTTCGTGCCAGGCCAGGACGCTAG
- a CDS encoding amidohydrolase, with protein MTERLFDIIEARREGLIALRRDLHVHPELAFHEERTAGIVEARLRAAGLEVRTGVAQTGVVGVLRGGRPGRTVLVRADMDALPIQEAGEVPYRSQIPGCMHACGHDGHTAIAVVLAELLSERRAEMAGTLVFAFQPAEEITSGALPMIEAGVMDAPPVDAVVGLHIWNDLPVGTVALSPGPVFGSVDEIMISIEGRGGHGAIPHRAVDPIVAAAHVVTALQTIVSRETAPLDAAVVTIGTVHAGTAFNIIPDRVEMRGTVRAFTGEIRERTLRRVEEIVVGVAGAVRCGAKVTNRFGCPPVVNDAAVTAVVRDVAVAVVAGERVVDLKPTTGSDDVAYFLQRAPGCYFAVGSHNRDRGLDAAHHNPRFDFDEEALVIGAKVLGGAALRLLE; from the coding sequence ATGACCGAACGCCTGTTCGATATCATTGAAGCCCGCCGCGAGGGACTCATTGCACTACGGCGCGACCTGCACGTCCACCCTGAGCTTGCCTTCCATGAAGAAAGGACCGCAGGGATCGTGGAGGCCCGGCTGCGGGCCGCCGGACTGGAGGTTCGAACCGGGGTGGCCCAAACCGGCGTTGTCGGAGTCCTGCGTGGGGGCAGGCCCGGGCGCACCGTACTCGTTCGCGCGGACATGGATGCCCTGCCCATTCAGGAGGCGGGCGAGGTGCCGTACCGGAGCCAGATCCCGGGCTGCATGCACGCCTGCGGGCACGACGGCCATACCGCGATCGCGGTGGTCCTGGCGGAGCTTCTTTCCGAACGCCGGGCTGAGATGGCAGGCACACTGGTCTTCGCCTTCCAGCCCGCAGAGGAGATCACCTCGGGCGCGCTGCCGATGATCGAGGCGGGTGTGATGGACGCCCCGCCCGTGGACGCCGTCGTGGGGCTCCATATATGGAACGACCTGCCCGTTGGAACCGTGGCATTGAGTCCCGGCCCGGTCTTCGGCTCGGTGGATGAGATCATGATCTCCATCGAGGGGCGGGGCGGGCACGGCGCCATTCCCCACCGAGCGGTTGACCCGATCGTGGCCGCCGCCCACGTCGTCACCGCCCTCCAGACCATCGTCAGCCGCGAGACGGCCCCACTCGATGCGGCCGTCGTGACAATCGGTACGGTCCACGCTGGCACGGCGTTCAACATCATACCCGATCGCGTGGAGATGCGCGGGACCGTCAGGGCGTTCACCGGGGAGATTCGCGAGCGCACGTTGCGTCGCGTCGAGGAGATCGTGGTCGGCGTGGCAGGGGCGGTTCGCTGCGGGGCAAAGGTGACCAACCGGTTCGGGTGCCCACCGGTGGTCAACGACGCGGCGGTAACGGCCGTCGTGCGGGACGTGGCCGTAGCGGTCGTCGCCGGCGAGCGGGTGGTGGACCTGAAACCTACGACCGGCAGCGACGACGTGGCCTACTTCCTCCAGCGCGCCCCTGGGTGCTATTTCGCGGTCGGGTCCCACAACCGCGATCGCGGTCTGGATGCGGCGCACCACAATCCCCGGTTCGATTTCGACGAGGAGGCGCTGGTCATCGGCGCGAAGGTCCTGGGTGGAGCGGCTTTAAGGCTGCTCGAGTAG
- a CDS encoding dipeptidase, protein MDQAVAYAREQDGRFLSELIEFLRIPSVSTTPERGADVAHAAAWIAGHLERLGFRSRVESTDRHPIVRADWLGAPGRPTVLCYGHFDVQPPDPLSLWNSPPFEPTVEQGSLYARGASDDKGQLFTHVKAVEAILRTAGSLPVNVKFLLEGEEEIGSPSLATYVPRHRRALAADAALVSDGTLFAPGLPTLTTGLRGMLYTEIEVSGARCDLHSGQYGGAAPNAVGALTQILAALKDRRGRVRIPGYYGRVRLPDEAERSAWARLHFDEAAFCNEIGTAVAPGEEGYPILERLWARPTLDVHGIAGGFTGAGMKTVIPSCATAKVSMRLVPDQSPERIFKQLERFVRRQAPPGVRVEVRHLASTPPVVVSPDAPPVRAAARSLEAVFGVPPVYVRSGGSIPVVSAFDRVLKVSTVLMGFGLPDDNLHAPNEKFALVNFRQGIETTIRFFHEFGG, encoded by the coding sequence ATGGACCAGGCAGTCGCCTACGCCCGAGAGCAGGACGGTCGGTTCCTCTCTGAGCTGATCGAGTTCCTCCGGATTCCCAGCGTGAGCACCACACCCGAGCGGGGCGCGGACGTCGCCCACGCCGCAGCATGGATCGCCGGGCACCTGGAGCGACTCGGATTTCGCAGCCGGGTCGAGTCCACCGACCGCCACCCCATCGTGCGGGCCGACTGGCTGGGCGCGCCGGGCCGGCCGACGGTTCTGTGCTACGGCCACTTCGACGTGCAGCCGCCTGATCCGTTGAGCCTCTGGAACTCCCCGCCGTTTGAGCCCACGGTTGAGCAGGGTTCGCTCTACGCGCGCGGTGCGTCCGACGACAAGGGGCAGTTGTTCACGCACGTCAAGGCGGTGGAGGCGATCCTGCGCACCGCGGGCTCGCTGCCGGTCAACGTGAAGTTCTTGCTGGAGGGCGAGGAGGAGATCGGCAGCCCATCCCTGGCCACCTATGTCCCACGGCACCGTAGAGCCCTGGCCGCCGACGCCGCCCTGGTCAGCGACGGCACGCTGTTCGCGCCCGGGTTGCCCACGCTTACCACCGGGCTGCGCGGAATGCTCTACACCGAGATCGAGGTCAGCGGTGCCCGCTGTGACCTCCACTCAGGCCAGTACGGCGGCGCGGCGCCCAACGCCGTCGGAGCTCTGACGCAGATCCTGGCCGCGCTCAAGGACCGGCGGGGCCGCGTGCGGATTCCCGGATACTATGGACGGGTCCGGCTGCCGGACGAAGCCGAACGGTCTGCCTGGGCCCGGCTTCACTTCGACGAGGCCGCGTTCTGCAACGAGATCGGAACGGCCGTGGCTCCGGGCGAAGAGGGCTACCCTATTCTGGAGCGCTTGTGGGCCCGGCCGACGCTTGACGTGCACGGCATCGCCGGCGGGTTCACCGGCGCCGGCATGAAGACCGTGATCCCGTCCTGTGCGACGGCCAAGGTGAGCATGCGGCTGGTGCCGGACCAGAGTCCGGAGCGGATCTTCAAGCAACTGGAAAGGTTCGTGCGCCGCCAGGCGCCGCCCGGGGTGCGCGTGGAAGTGCGTCATCTCGCCTCGACGCCGCCCGTTGTGGTGTCTCCCGACGCACCGCCGGTGCGTGCGGCGGCACGATCACTGGAGGCGGTCTTTGGCGTGCCCCCGGTCTATGTGCGGAGCGGGGGCAGCATTCCGGTGGTTTCCGCCTTCGACCGGGTCCTGAAAGTTTCCACGGTCCTGATGGGCTTCGGACTGCCCGACGACAACCTGCACGCGCCGAACGAGAAGTTCGCCCTGGTTAACTTCAGGCAGGGAATTGAAACGACGATCCGCTTCTTCCACGAGTTCGGAGGGTAG